Genomic segment of Veillonella parvula DSM 2008:
ATCAATGGTCATACAACGATGATATACCTGGCGCAGTTTAGCCATTCCATCCATAATCGGCATCGTATCAAGTAAACGAGCTTGCACATAATCATCCCTATGTTTAGCCTGTAATACTTTATCATTTAACAGGTCTTCAAAATATCCTTCCAAAATGACTACATCTCGCTTCACCTCTACAGGAATTGTACTAATATCTACGGTCCCCTTTGTATCCATATCAATGATGGTGAAAGACTTCTTTTGCATATGTTCATCAAAGGAATACTTTAATGGAGAGCCACTATAGCGAATACGATCTGCACCCATTCGTTGAGACCCATGCAAATGTCCCAAGGCAGTATAGTGAAAATCTTTAAAGGCTTGAGGATTTACCTGTTCACTGCCACCTACAGACAAGGTACGCTCTGAGCCCCCTACTTCACCGCCCATAACAAAAGCATGGCTAATGGCGATACTACGCATCCCCTTAGGCACCTGTTTATACAAATAGTCACTCCAAGCTTGATACATTTGGTCATAATTATGCAGATTCAAAGTGCTTTCGCAATTTTGTTCATAACACTGTGTTACTATGTCAGCAATTTCAGTATCGGTAGATTCTGCATTAATATCCTCTACATCAGCAAATAAAGAGCCTTCTATAACATCTTGAAATGACTTCTTTGATTTAGACCGTTTTGACTTTGCTTTAGTCTTAGTTTCTACACTCTCCAGATTTTGAACAGTTGCTGAAGTAGTATTAGCAGAACTTAAGCCCAAAGCCTCCCCTATGCGCCGAGGTTCACTAAAAGGCATAGGACAAATTGCCACCTTGCCATCTGTCCCTTCAAATTCAAAAGGTTTTAAAGCGTGATGAGGAGAGCCCCAAATATGAATACCCGATTGTCCCAACATGGAGCGCCCCACTTCAAGACGTTCCGCCCCATCGTGATTACCGCTCACCACAAAGAGAGGCACCTTGTAGTCCATAGCGAGACGAGTAATTATAGAGTCCCACAATTCGATAGCTTCAATGGGTGGCACCGCTCTATCAAAAATATCCCCTGCGAGCAATATGCCATCGATGTTTTCATCTTTCAAAATATTAAAAAACTGATGTTCCAACACATGAGCTTGATCTTCTGTTAAGTACTGGCCATAAAAAATACGCCCTAAATGCCAATCGGCAGTATGTAAAAACCGCATTTTGACCCCCTTTCCAGTTCTCCCTACACCACATACACAATGTATGTATTCAAATGCAAAAACAAACACTTAATCCCATAACTTTATGGAAATTCAATAACGTTATATAGCTTTAATAGCATTAATAGCATTAATAGTTTTAATAGTTTTAATAGTTTTAATAACCTTATGTGTTTGCAATAACTAGTATAGCATCAAGTATTCTACATATTTATTATATAACTAAATTAACATCTGTAATTTAATTATTTATTCTCTACGATAGAGCGCAACATAGCAATTTCTTTTGCGTATCCGTCTAATTCATTTGGCGTTTCCAAGTAGAATGGCAGGTTCGTCAATTTAGGATGTGTTACAACGCGAGCAATAGCATCGATACCAATATGTCCTTCCCCAATTTTTTCATGACGATCTTTATGGGCACCCATAGGGTTTTTAGAGTCATTTAAATGAATGGCTTTCAAACGATCAAGACCTACAATTCGATCGAACTCGTCAATAACGCCATCAAGATTATGCACGATATCATAACCGCCTTCGTGAATGTGACAAGTATCAACGCACACACCCATGTACTCTTTTAGCTTTACACCATCAATGATGCGTGCAATTTCTTCAAAACGGGAACCAATTTCTGTACCCTTACCAGCCATTACTTCCAAAAGGACTGTTGTCTTCATGCCTGGAAATAAGATTTCATTCAAGCACTCTA
This window contains:
- a CDS encoding deoxyribonuclease IV; this translates as MFVIGSHLSISKGYLHMGKEATKIGGNTFQYFTRNPRGGSMRALDVEDMNNLSAYMKEHNFGTLLAHAPYTYNPCAAKEDLRAFAKQSMMEDLERMEYLPGQMYNFHPGSHVKQGVDQGIEYIVECLNEILFPGMKTTVLLEVMAGKGTEIGSRFEEIARIIDGVKLKEYMGVCVDTCHIHEGGYDIVHNLDGVIDEFDRIVGLDRLKAIHLNDSKNPMGAHKDRHEKIGEGHIGIDAIARVVTHPKLTNLPFYLETPNELDGYAKEIAMLRSIVENK
- a CDS encoding exonuclease SbcCD subunit D, with product MRFLHTADWHLGRIFYGQYLTEDQAHVLEHQFFNILKDENIDGILLAGDIFDRAVPPIEAIELWDSIITRLAMDYKVPLFVVSGNHDGAERLEVGRSMLGQSGIHIWGSPHHALKPFEFEGTDGKVAICPMPFSEPRRIGEALGLSSANTTSATVQNLESVETKTKAKSKRSKSKKSFQDVIEGSLFADVEDINAESTDTEIADIVTQCYEQNCESTLNLHNYDQMYQAWSDYLYKQVPKGMRSIAISHAFVMGGEVGGSERTLSVGGSEQVNPQAFKDFHYTALGHLHGSQRMGADRIRYSGSPLKYSFDEHMQKKSFTIIDMDTKGTVDISTIPVEVKRDVVILEGYFEDLLNDKVLQAKHRDDYVQARLLDTMPIMDGMAKLRQVYHRCMTIDLVGRMAGPIADMGEAIFKELNERDLFNQFAETVWKEPLTEKEQQYINSVWDRILKED